The Gemmatimonadaceae bacterium genome includes a region encoding these proteins:
- a CDS encoding insulinase family protein yields the protein MPNKLLTFPISEHTLANDLRVIVVPTGLPDVVSVQIPVQAGSRNEVEPGKTGFAHFFEHMMFRGTEAYPPARYQEVLTRAGARSNAYTTDDYTNYHTTFSRDDLARVLEIEGDRFQRLRYPEEDFKTEARAVLGEYNKNSADPTEKLFEVMRDHAYTTHTYKHTTMGFLRDIEDMPNQFDYSRLFFDRWYRPEYTTILVAGDVTASDVLPLVERYWGAWPRGSYHADVPRDPAPSGPVYAHVPWDTPTLPWVTTAFRAPAFDATSRAFAATDLMVDLWFGRTSALYRRLVDDEQVVDTLFAYNPGNVDPGLIIIAARVKQQSDAVPVRDAILDTVRSAREMQVTAKRVADAKAHQRYGFVRELDDTETIAATLARFAHYARTTQTLEDLFATYSLVTPSDVREAARAVFTDASLVLTTLSHQSLPDAIAHPPSIERATARPRRKPLDILTQATPHPSLDVKLMFGVGSAHDPEGKEGLAALAASMIAEGGSRERRAEDVREALFPMAATFTAQVDKEVTTFTARVHRETWRPFADLVLPLLTAPGLREEDFARLRDAQRNALVQDLRSNNEEELGKERLQWNVFAGTRLAHPVLGTEAGLAAITLEDVQAFISRHYVQSALTIGAAGDVPPALLSRVRTAVATLPAGAPAPAPAANVARRSGMHVEIIQKETRAIAISLGHPIAVTRAHPDFAALWLARTWLGEHRSSVSHLYQRIREIRGLNYGDYAYIEAFPGGMFQFFPDANRPRHHQLFEIWIRPVPPETAVMTLKIALHELRRLIAEGLTNDQFVSTRDYLTKSVPLLTATQDHRLGYALDARWHRTGDFTSDMRERLRSLDAAAVNAAIRRHLSARDLEVVMIAPDARSLRESLLSNEPTTLSYDAPKPAELLAEDTVIGAQQLGLAEGDVHITPVDEVFAR from the coding sequence ATGCCGAACAAGCTCCTCACCTTCCCGATTTCGGAGCACACCCTCGCGAACGATCTTCGCGTGATCGTCGTGCCGACCGGCCTGCCAGACGTCGTGTCCGTGCAGATACCCGTGCAAGCGGGCTCGCGCAACGAAGTCGAGCCCGGGAAGACGGGCTTCGCACATTTCTTCGAACACATGATGTTCCGCGGCACCGAGGCGTATCCTCCGGCGCGCTATCAGGAAGTGCTCACGCGCGCGGGCGCCCGGTCCAACGCGTACACCACCGACGACTACACGAACTACCACACGACGTTCTCGCGCGACGATCTGGCGCGCGTGCTCGAGATCGAAGGCGACCGGTTCCAGCGCCTGCGCTATCCCGAAGAGGACTTCAAGACTGAAGCGCGGGCGGTGTTAGGCGAATACAACAAGAACAGCGCCGATCCCACCGAAAAGTTGTTCGAGGTGATGCGCGACCACGCGTACACCACGCACACCTACAAGCACACCACGATGGGCTTCCTGCGCGACATCGAGGACATGCCCAACCAGTTCGACTACTCGAGGCTGTTCTTCGACCGGTGGTATCGGCCCGAATACACGACGATCCTCGTCGCCGGCGACGTGACGGCGAGCGACGTGCTTCCGTTAGTCGAACGCTACTGGGGCGCCTGGCCGCGCGGCAGCTATCATGCCGACGTGCCGCGCGACCCGGCGCCCTCCGGCCCGGTGTACGCGCACGTGCCGTGGGACACGCCGACCCTGCCGTGGGTCACCACCGCATTCCGCGCGCCCGCGTTCGACGCGACGAGCCGCGCATTCGCGGCCACCGATCTCATGGTCGACCTCTGGTTCGGCCGCACCTCGGCGCTGTACCGCCGGCTCGTCGACGATGAGCAGGTGGTCGACACGCTCTTTGCCTACAATCCTGGCAACGTCGATCCCGGCCTTATCATCATTGCCGCGCGCGTCAAGCAGCAGAGCGATGCGGTACCGGTGCGCGATGCGATCCTCGATACGGTGCGCAGCGCGCGCGAGATGCAGGTGACCGCGAAACGAGTGGCAGACGCCAAAGCGCATCAGCGCTACGGCTTCGTGCGCGAGCTGGACGACACGGAAACCATCGCCGCGACGCTGGCGCGGTTCGCCCACTATGCGCGCACGACGCAGACGCTCGAAGATCTGTTCGCCACGTACTCGCTGGTCACACCGAGCGACGTGCGCGAGGCGGCTCGCGCGGTGTTCACCGATGCGTCGCTCGTCCTGACGACGCTCTCCCATCAGTCGCTGCCGGACGCGATCGCGCATCCGCCGTCGATCGAGCGCGCGACGGCACGGCCGCGCCGCAAGCCGTTGGACATCCTCACGCAAGCGACGCCGCATCCATCGCTCGACGTCAAGTTGATGTTCGGCGTCGGATCCGCACACGATCCCGAAGGCAAGGAAGGGCTGGCTGCCCTTGCCGCATCGATGATCGCCGAGGGCGGCTCGCGAGAGCGGCGAGCCGAGGATGTGCGCGAGGCGCTGTTTCCGATGGCGGCCACATTCACCGCGCAGGTGGACAAGGAAGTGACGACCTTCACGGCGCGCGTCCACCGCGAAACGTGGCGCCCCTTCGCCGACCTCGTGCTGCCGCTGCTCACCGCCCCGGGGCTGCGCGAGGAGGATTTCGCCCGCCTGCGCGATGCCCAACGGAACGCGCTCGTGCAGGACCTGCGCTCGAACAACGAAGAAGAGTTGGGCAAAGAACGACTGCAGTGGAACGTCTTCGCGGGCACGCGCCTGGCGCACCCGGTGTTGGGCACGGAGGCGGGGCTCGCCGCCATCACGCTCGAAGATGTGCAGGCGTTCATCAGCCGGCACTACGTCCAGTCGGCGCTCACCATCGGCGCCGCCGGCGACGTGCCGCCGGCGCTGCTGTCGCGCGTTCGCACGGCGGTCGCGACGCTGCCGGCCGGCGCGCCCGCGCCCGCGCCCGCCGCCAATGTGGCGAGACGCTCGGGTATGCACGTCGAGATCATACAGAAGGAAACGCGCGCCATCGCCATCTCCCTCGGCCACCCGATCGCGGTCACGCGGGCGCACCCCGACTTTGCGGCGCTGTGGCTCGCCCGAACGTGGTTAGGCGAGCACCGGTCCTCGGTGTCGCACCTCTATCAGCGCATCCGCGAGATCCGCGGCCTCAACTACGGCGACTACGCGTACATCGAAGCGTTCCCGGGCGGCATGTTCCAGTTCTTCCCCGATGCCAACCGCCCGCGCCATCATCAGTTGTTCGAGATCTGGATCCGGCCGGTGCCGCCGGAGACGGCGGTCATGACGCTCAAGATCGCGCTCCATGAACTCCGCCGCCTGATCGCCGAGGGACTCACGAACGATCAATTCGTATCAACGCGCGACTATTTAACGAAGAGTGTGCCGCTGTTGACCGCCACCCAGGACCACCGCCTCGGCTATGCGCTCGATGCCCGCTGGCATCGGACCGGCGATTTTACGAGCGACATGCGCGAGAGACTGCGCAGCCTCGACGCAGCGGCGGTCAATGCCGCCATCCGCCGCCACCTCTCGGCACGCGATCTCGAGGTGGTGATGATCGCGCCGGATGCCAGGTCGCTTCGCGAGTCGCTGCTCTCCAATGAGCCGACGACGCTCAGCTACGATGCGCCAAAACCCGCCGAGTTGCTGGCCGAGGACACCGTGATCGGCGCGCAGCAGCTGGGACTCGCGGAAGGCGACGTGCACATTACGCCGGTCGACGAGGTCTTCGCGCGGTGA
- a CDS encoding phosphatidylserine/phosphatidylglycerophosphate/cardiolipin synthase family protein — protein sequence MPIRMLSFTRGLWRIASAGASAGNRVELLRDGGQAFESMLAAIADARDSVALECYLVRADSVGNRFADALIAAAKRGVRVRMVADWVGSRGAGRAYWKRLRDADVHVRMFNPPGIRTWLGFLPRDHRKLLVTDDAIGITGGFGLSEVWSGIMRRHRTAPWRDTAVRIEGPAAVDMSRAFQVMWRRANFEQRPRRWRRRQLVRPARGADTDPQTARGAVVGIVEGEPWRLRVARALQLQAASAEKFIWIASAYFYPSAAELEALAGAAQDGVDVRLLVPSKYDHPWVRRLTRRVYHRLLRNGVRIWEWNGAMMHAKTSVVDGHWVRVGSTDFNPLGIAINYELDALIEDAALGEAAVEMYLADLASSTEIRWRGRADR from the coding sequence ATGCCCATCCGGATGCTGTCGTTCACGCGCGGACTGTGGCGGATCGCATCCGCTGGCGCGTCGGCCGGCAATCGCGTGGAGCTGCTGCGCGACGGCGGGCAGGCGTTCGAATCGATGCTCGCGGCGATTGCCGACGCGCGCGACAGCGTGGCGCTGGAATGTTATCTGGTGCGCGCCGATTCCGTCGGCAACCGGTTTGCCGACGCGCTGATCGCCGCGGCGAAGCGCGGCGTGCGCGTGCGCATGGTGGCCGATTGGGTGGGAAGCCGCGGGGCAGGGCGTGCGTACTGGAAGCGGCTGCGCGATGCCGATGTGCACGTGCGCATGTTCAATCCGCCCGGGATTCGTACCTGGTTAGGCTTCCTGCCGCGCGACCACCGCAAGCTTCTGGTCACCGACGACGCCATCGGCATCACCGGCGGCTTCGGGCTGAGCGAAGTATGGTCCGGCATCATGCGCCGGCATCGCACGGCGCCGTGGCGCGACACGGCGGTCCGGATCGAAGGACCCGCGGCGGTGGACATGTCGCGTGCGTTCCAGGTGATGTGGCGGCGGGCCAATTTCGAGCAGCGCCCCCGCCGCTGGCGTCGCCGGCAGCTCGTGCGCCCGGCGCGCGGCGCCGATACCGATCCGCAGACGGCACGGGGAGCGGTGGTGGGCATCGTCGAGGGTGAGCCGTGGCGATTGCGCGTGGCGCGCGCGCTGCAGCTGCAAGCCGCCTCGGCCGAGAAGTTCATCTGGATCGCGAGCGCCTACTTCTATCCGTCGGCGGCCGAGCTGGAGGCGTTGGCCGGCGCGGCGCAGGACGGCGTGGATGTTCGCTTGCTGGTGCCGAGCAAGTACGACCACCCATGGGTCCGTCGCCTCACGCGACGCGTGTACCATCGCTTGCTGCGCAACGGCGTGCGCATCTGGGAGTGGAACGGCGCGATGATGCACGCCAAGACGAGTGTGGTCGACGGCCACTGGGTCCGCGTCGGGTCGACCGACTTCAACCCGCTCGGCATCGCGATCAACTACGAGCTCGACGCGCTCATCGAGGATGCTGCGTTAGGCGAAGCGGCGGTCGAGATGTACCTGGCCGACCTGGCGTCATCCACCGAAATCCGGTGGCGGGGACGCGCCGACCGTTAG
- a CDS encoding aminotransferase class I/II-fold pyridoxal phosphate-dependent enzyme, which yields MPDAPTGTYPRSPLDLDADTMRRLGYRVTDTIAEHLSTLRTQRVLDTLPRRATERLIAAPPPAAGSDIDALLAFLRERVFAHAAREPHPGFIAYVPSCPTFPAALGDWLATGYNFFAGVWPVAAGPNQIEVLVLEWFRTWLGMPNGAGGLLTTGGSAANLTAMIAARHAVVGDDGSRIARLTVYASDQTHSSAIRAAWVAGVPRPNVRLITCDAAFRLPVDRLADAIARDRAQGLIPLMIVANGGTTNTGAVDPLGPLADLAAREGIWLHVDAAYGGFSVLADDGRRALAGIERADSVTLDPHKWLYVPFECGCVMAREPTRLKAAFRIYPDYLKDAESDGDEINFADYGEQLTRYARALKVWLSVSYFGTDALRAAISYSLSLAAHAEALVRRERDLEVLAPATLGILCFRAHPAGTDDAAALDALNERINAAVNAGGRFFISSTRIRGALSLRICPIGFRTTREDMADFVREVAGLASSVRR from the coding sequence ATGCCAGACGCACCGACAGGAACGTATCCGCGCTCCCCGCTCGATCTCGACGCCGACACCATGCGGCGACTCGGCTATCGCGTCACGGACACCATCGCCGAGCATCTGTCGACGCTGCGCACGCAGCGTGTGTTGGACACGCTGCCGCGGCGGGCGACCGAGCGGCTGATCGCGGCGCCGCCGCCCGCGGCGGGTTCGGACATCGACGCGCTGCTCGCATTCTTGCGCGAGCGCGTCTTCGCGCACGCGGCGCGGGAACCGCACCCGGGATTCATCGCGTACGTCCCGAGCTGCCCCACGTTTCCGGCAGCGTTAGGCGACTGGCTCGCCACCGGCTACAACTTCTTCGCCGGCGTCTGGCCGGTGGCGGCGGGCCCCAACCAGATCGAAGTCCTGGTCCTCGAATGGTTCCGCACCTGGCTCGGCATGCCTAACGGGGCGGGCGGGCTGCTGACGACCGGCGGATCGGCGGCCAATCTCACCGCGATGATCGCCGCGCGCCACGCCGTGGTGGGCGACGATGGGTCCCGCATCGCGCGGCTCACCGTGTACGCCTCGGACCAGACGCATTCGTCGGCCATCCGCGCCGCCTGGGTGGCCGGCGTGCCCCGTCCTAACGTGCGCCTCATCACCTGCGACGCCGCATTTCGCCTGCCGGTGGATCGGCTGGCCGACGCCATTGCCCGGGATCGGGCGCAGGGTCTCATCCCGCTCATGATCGTGGCCAACGGCGGCACGACCAACACCGGCGCCGTGGATCCCCTGGGGCCGCTGGCCGACCTCGCGGCGCGCGAAGGCATCTGGCTGCACGTCGACGCGGCGTACGGCGGGTTCTCCGTTCTCGCCGACGACGGCCGCCGAGCGCTCGCGGGGATCGAGCGCGCCGACTCGGTGACGCTCGACCCGCACAAATGGCTCTACGTCCCGTTCGAGTGCGGATGCGTGATGGCGCGGGAGCCCACGCGGCTCAAGGCCGCGTTCCGGATCTATCCCGACTATTTGAAGGATGCCGAAAGCGATGGCGACGAGATCAACTTTGCCGACTACGGCGAGCAGCTGACGCGCTATGCGCGCGCGCTCAAAGTGTGGCTGAGCGTGAGCTACTTCGGCACCGACGCGCTGCGGGCGGCGATCTCGTACAGCCTGTCGCTCGCCGCGCACGCGGAAGCCCTCGTGCGCCGCGAGCGGGACCTGGAAGTGCTCGCGCCGGCGACGTTAGGCATCCTGTGCTTCCGGGCGCATCCTGCCGGCACGGACGACGCGGCGGCGCTCGACGCGCTCAACGAGCGCATCAACGCCGCCGTGAATGCGGGCGGACGGTTCTTCATCTCGAGCACGCGCATCCGCGGCGCGCTGTCGCTGCGCATCTGTCCGATCGGATTCCGCACGACGCGCGAGGACATGGCCGACTTCGTGCGCGAGGTCGCCGGGTTGGCGTCCTCCGTTAGGCGTTAG
- a CDS encoding enoyl-[acyl-carrier-protein] reductase yields MFTIDLTGRRALVAGVADDGGYGFAIAKALAECGATVVVGTWPPALNIFNNLLERGKMDASRRLSSGAMMDFERIYPLDAAFDTMADVPDDIRTNKRYANAGDFTIAGLAARLVSDFGERPIDIVIHSLANGPEVKKALMDTSRAGYLTAVGVSAYSMVAFVQRLGPLLRPHGSFLSLTYLASERVIPGYGGGMSSAKAALESDTRVLSYEAGRRFGARVNCISAGPLASRAASAIGIIEKMVDYASANAPLTEPLTPAEVGATAAFLSSGHASGITGAVVYVDKGYHAMGMATRAEPPNA; encoded by the coding sequence ATGTTCACCATCGATCTCACGGGCCGGCGCGCACTGGTCGCAGGCGTGGCCGACGACGGCGGCTACGGCTTCGCGATCGCGAAGGCGCTCGCGGAATGCGGCGCAACCGTTGTCGTCGGCACGTGGCCGCCCGCGCTCAACATCTTCAACAATCTCCTGGAGCGCGGCAAGATGGATGCGTCGCGCCGCTTGTCGAGCGGCGCAATGATGGACTTCGAGCGCATCTATCCGCTCGACGCCGCGTTCGACACGATGGCCGATGTCCCCGACGACATCCGGACCAACAAGCGGTACGCGAACGCCGGCGACTTCACCATTGCCGGCCTGGCCGCGCGCCTCGTGTCGGATTTCGGCGAACGGCCGATCGACATCGTCATCCACTCGCTTGCTAACGGGCCCGAGGTGAAGAAGGCGTTGATGGACACGAGTCGCGCCGGATACCTCACGGCGGTGGGCGTGAGCGCGTATTCCATGGTCGCGTTCGTCCAGCGCTTGGGTCCGCTCCTGCGGCCGCACGGCTCGTTTCTCTCGCTCACGTATTTGGCGAGCGAGCGCGTGATTCCGGGCTACGGCGGCGGCATGTCCTCGGCGAAGGCGGCGCTGGAGAGCGACACGCGCGTGCTGTCCTACGAAGCGGGACGCAGGTTCGGCGCGCGCGTGAACTGCATCTCGGCGGGCCCGCTCGCGTCGCGCGCGGCGAGCGCCATCGGCATCATCGAGAAGATGGTCGATTACGCGTCGGCCAATGCGCCGCTCACGGAGCCGCTCACGCCCGCGGAGGTCGGGGCGACGGCGGCGTTTCTGTCGAGCGGGCATGCGAGCGGTATCACCGGCGCGGTGGTGTACGTGGACAAGGGCTACCACGCGATGGGCATGGCGACGCGTGCCGAGCCGCCTAACGCCTAA
- a CDS encoding PQQ-binding-like beta-propeller repeat protein, producing the protein MRVVLSGAARDPFSYFFVSTLTTEPAPQIGATPPRSLRPRRAGAVALVIALVASLVVVTAAAHFGQTWDEPAHLAAGMQWLARGTYDYDPQHPPLARVLIALGPRLAGATAHGQPTMWTEGNTILLGSGPYARTLLLARLGVLPFFVLLLAVTWGWTRSLFGDAAAVVATLLVSTTPQLLAHAGFATNDLPLTGTLVAALWAFTRWLGRPDARRTVVFAVAGAATIATKFSSLPFFAVAAALIVCAWWAIPAPRDGGAPRRVAWPDVKRLAPMVGGAAVLVGLLVWAVYRFHTRRALGGRLLLPAPELVTGLRALAQHNREGHTSYLLGRVGTHGWWWYWWIALAVKTPLALLSLGSLGIWWVLGSARRIDWRMLAPLCGAAAVMIVAMISHIDIGVRHLLTIYPLLSIPAAGAVVSLWERVPARPIVRGVLAALIVWETAQAVIAYPEFLADFNALAGRHPERILVDSNLDWGQDLDRLADTLHARQVHAVTLFYFGSAPIGSVNLADTVRLGGQAPASGWVAVSQTYLQGDYLSCFTWLREHTPATRIGRSIVLYDILPDTAPRLPPLTGPTRSPAESYGPVLAGAASRDMLCSAPRVAIDGGRGTFVTPNAAPPVAAAGSGAPPAAGAPPAAVTDAMLLHAGSDAGAWLTNGRDYSNSRYSPLSQVSTANVHSLSLAWAHQVNTPIAGQESTPLESNGVLYYTAPLGVVMAVDARTGRELWRFDAKTPGVASCCGPKNRGVALYHDLVYVSTFDDHLLALDSRSGRVVWDAQTADPDSSYSMTSAPLAADNLIIVGIAGSEFGIRGHVDAYNAETGARVWRFYTIPSPQDGGWWGHWSRTTPDGDRLPRDMAREHQDSARYATAWQIGGGGVWNTPSYDPALGLIYFGVGNPSPNMDGSVRPGDNLYTTSIVALDVHTGKLRWYYQEVPHDEWDYDATSPTLLLDVTVDGQRVPAVAEAGKVGWIYVLDRRTGARIRRTDEFVPHENTFAAPTLAGTLIMPGMGGGSSWTPLSYSPLSGLLYVAGQVQPIKFTLKPAPFQVGTKWQGGYHVPAGPTHGTFTAIDAVTGKVRWQTVTAETMQGTASLATAGGIVFYGESNGLFHAADARTGALLWTVRLGGAPRAPAITYALDGRQYISVAADQTLFTFALPQ; encoded by the coding sequence ATGCGGGTCGTCCTCTCAGGTGCCGCGCGTGATCCTTTCTCGTACTTCTTCGTGTCGACGCTGACCACCGAGCCGGCCCCGCAGATCGGCGCAACGCCGCCGCGCAGTTTGCGGCCGCGCCGAGCGGGCGCCGTGGCGCTGGTCATCGCGCTCGTCGCGTCGTTAGTCGTGGTGACGGCGGCCGCGCATTTCGGCCAGACGTGGGATGAGCCCGCGCACCTCGCGGCCGGCATGCAGTGGCTCGCGCGCGGCACGTACGATTACGACCCACAGCACCCGCCGCTCGCGCGCGTCTTGATCGCGCTCGGTCCACGCCTCGCCGGCGCGACCGCGCACGGCCAACCGACGATGTGGACCGAGGGCAACACGATTCTGTTAGGCAGCGGCCCCTACGCGCGCACGCTGCTCCTGGCGCGACTCGGCGTGCTGCCGTTCTTCGTCCTGCTGCTGGCCGTGACCTGGGGATGGACGCGGTCGCTGTTCGGCGATGCGGCGGCGGTGGTCGCGACGCTGCTCGTGTCGACGACGCCGCAGCTGCTCGCGCACGCGGGCTTCGCGACTAACGATCTCCCGCTCACGGGAACGCTCGTGGCGGCGTTGTGGGCGTTCACGCGATGGCTCGGCCGGCCGGACGCACGCCGGACCGTCGTATTCGCTGTCGCCGGCGCCGCGACCATCGCGACCAAATTCTCGAGCCTTCCCTTCTTCGCGGTAGCGGCGGCGCTCATCGTGTGCGCGTGGTGGGCGATCCCGGCGCCGCGCGACGGTGGAGCGCCGCGCCGCGTCGCATGGCCCGATGTCAAGCGATTGGCTCCGATGGTCGGGGGCGCGGCGGTGCTCGTTGGGCTTCTGGTGTGGGCGGTCTACCGGTTTCACACCCGGCGTGCGTTGGGCGGCCGGCTGCTGCTGCCGGCACCGGAGCTCGTCACCGGGCTTCGCGCGCTCGCCCAACACAACCGCGAAGGCCACACGTCGTACCTGCTGGGCCGGGTAGGCACGCACGGATGGTGGTGGTACTGGTGGATCGCGCTGGCGGTGAAAACGCCGCTGGCGTTGTTGTCGCTCGGTTCGTTAGGCATCTGGTGGGTGCTCGGATCGGCGCGGCGCATCGATTGGCGCATGCTGGCGCCGCTCTGCGGCGCGGCCGCCGTGATGATCGTGGCGATGATCTCGCACATCGACATCGGCGTCCGCCACCTCCTCACGATCTATCCGCTGCTGTCGATTCCGGCGGCCGGCGCGGTCGTCTCGCTCTGGGAGCGCGTCCCGGCGCGGCCGATCGTGCGCGGCGTGTTGGCCGCACTCATTGTATGGGAGACGGCCCAGGCCGTCATCGCCTACCCGGAATTTCTTGCCGACTTCAACGCGCTGGCGGGACGGCACCCCGAGCGCATTCTCGTCGACAGCAACCTGGACTGGGGACAGGATCTCGACCGGCTGGCCGATACGCTGCACGCGCGGCAGGTGCACGCGGTGACGCTCTTCTATTTTGGTTCGGCGCCGATCGGCTCGGTGAACCTCGCCGACACGGTTCGGTTAGGCGGGCAGGCGCCGGCCTCGGGATGGGTGGCTGTGAGCCAGACCTACCTGCAGGGAGACTACCTGTCGTGCTTCACGTGGCTGCGCGAGCACACGCCCGCCACGCGTATCGGCCGATCGATCGTGTTGTACGACATCCTGCCGGATACGGCGCCGCGGCTGCCGCCGCTCACCGGGCCGACGCGCTCACCGGCCGAGTCGTACGGGCCGGTGTTGGCCGGCGCGGCGTCGCGCGACATGTTGTGCTCCGCCCCACGCGTGGCGATCGACGGCGGCCGCGGCACCTTCGTTACGCCTAACGCGGCACCGCCGGTCGCGGCGGCCGGGTCCGGAGCACCGCCGGCCGCCGGTGCTCCGCCCGCGGCGGTGACCGACGCCATGCTGCTCCACGCCGGCAGCGATGCCGGCGCATGGCTGACCAACGGACGCGACTACTCCAACTCGCGCTATTCGCCGCTGTCGCAGGTCTCGACCGCCAACGTGCACTCGCTCTCGCTCGCGTGGGCACACCAGGTCAACACACCGATCGCCGGCCAGGAGAGCACGCCCCTCGAGTCCAACGGCGTGTTGTACTACACGGCGCCACTCGGCGTCGTGATGGCGGTGGACGCGCGCACGGGCCGAGAGCTCTGGCGCTTCGATGCGAAAACGCCGGGCGTCGCCAGCTGCTGCGGCCCGAAGAATCGCGGCGTCGCGCTCTATCACGATCTCGTGTACGTGTCGACGTTCGACGACCATCTGCTCGCGCTCGACAGCCGGAGCGGCCGGGTCGTGTGGGATGCACAGACCGCGGACCCCGACTCGAGCTACAGCATGACCAGCGCGCCGCTCGCGGCTGACAACCTGATCATCGTCGGCATCGCGGGGAGCGAGTTCGGCATACGCGGACACGTCGATGCGTACAACGCGGAGACGGGCGCGCGGGTCTGGCGGTTCTACACGATTCCATCGCCGCAGGATGGCGGCTGGTGGGGACACTGGTCGCGCACCACGCCGGATGGCGATCGGCTGCCGCGCGACATGGCGCGCGAGCACCAGGACAGCGCGCGGTACGCGACGGCGTGGCAGATCGGCGGCGGCGGCGTCTGGAACACCCCGTCGTACGACCCCGCGCTCGGCCTGATTTATTTCGGCGTCGGGAATCCGTCGCCTAACATGGATGGCAGCGTGCGACCGGGGGACAATCTCTATACCACGTCGATCGTGGCGCTCGACGTTCATACGGGCAAGCTGCGCTGGTACTATCAGGAAGTGCCGCACGACGAGTGGGACTACGACGCGACGAGTCCGACGCTGTTGTTGGACGTGACGGTGGACGGCCAGCGCGTGCCCGCGGTAGCCGAAGCGGGAAAGGTCGGATGGATTTACGTGCTCGACCGCCGCACCGGCGCACGCATCCGTCGCACCGACGAGTTCGTGCCGCACGAGAATACGTTCGCTGCGCCGACGCTCGCCGGAACGTTGATCATGCCCGGCATGGGCGGCGGCAGCAGTTGGACGCCGCTGTCGTATTCGCCGCTCAGCGGATTGTTGTACGTGGCCGGCCAGGTGCAGCCGATCAAGTTCACGCTCAAGCCGGCGCCGTTCCAGGTGGGGACGAAGTGGCAAGGCGGGTACCACGTTCCGGCCGGCCCAACGCACGGCACGTTCACCGCGATCGATGCCGTCACCGGCAAAGTGCGCTGGCAGACGGTGACTGCGGAGACGATGCAGGGCACGGCGTCGCTGGCGACGGCCGGCGGCATCGTGTTCTACGGCGAGTCGAACGGTCTCTTCCACGCGGCGGATGCGCGGACGGGCGCGCTGTTGTGGACCGTCCGGTTAGGCGGCGCGCCGCGCGCGCCGGCGATCACGTACGCGCTCGACGGGCGCCAGTACATCTCGGTCGCGGCGGACCAAACGCTGTTCACGTTCGCATTGCCGCAGTAG